A stretch of Zootoca vivipara chromosome 13, rZooViv1.1, whole genome shotgun sequence DNA encodes these proteins:
- the LOC118077895 gene encoding olfactory receptor 226-like, translated as MKWENRTHTFILVGFPGDPQLQMSLFMLFLIIYTLTIMENVVIIALIWMNIKLHKPMYLFLSNLSFLEIWYVSVTVPKMLAGFVAEKREISFIGCMAQLYFFLALACTECVLLAVMAYDRYVAICNPLRYPAIMSQDLCIRLAAGSWLSGFFIAMGKVFFISRLSYCGPNTINHFFCDVSPLLNLACTDMSLAELIDFLLALLILLGPLSVTIASYFYIISTVLRIPSAKGKQKAFSTCASHLLVVTIFYAASLFIYARPKALTSFNSKKLVSVVYTVLTPLLNPVIYCMRNREFKDALSKTVHGPSRG; from the coding sequence ATGAAGTGGGAGAACAGGACACATACATTTATCCTAGTAGGTTTTCCTGGAGACCCTCAATTGCAGATGTCACTATTTATGCTTTTCCTAATTATCTACACACTGACAATAATGGAGAATGTGGTGATCATTGCCTTAATCTGGATGAACATCAAGCTTCATAAGCCTATGTATCTCTTCTTGAGTAATCTTTCTTTCCTGGAGATCTGGTATGTCTCCGTCACAGTCCCCAAAATGCTTGCTGGCTTCGTGGCAGAGAAGAGGGAAATATCTTTCATAGGTTGCATGGCTCAGCTGTACTTCTTCCTGGCTTTGGCATGTACTGAGTGTGTCCTCTTAGCTGTTATGGCCTATGACCGTTATGTTGCCATCTGCAACCCATTGCGCTATCCAGCCATTATGAGTCAAGACCTCTGTATTCGTCTAGCAGCTGGATCCTGGTTGAGTGGCTTTTTTATCGCCATGGGGAAGGTCTTCTTCATCTCACGGCTGAGCTACTGTGGACCAAACACCATCAACCACTTCTTCTGTGATGTTTCTCCACTTCTCAACCTGGCCTGTACTGATATGTCTTTGGCTGAGCTCATTGACTTCCTGTTAGCCTTACTCATTCTCCTGGGCCCCCTTTCTGTGACAATTGCCTCTTACTTCTACATCATTTCTACTGTACTTCGCATCCCTTCAGCCAAAGGGAAGCAAAAGGCCTTCTCCACTTGTGCCTCACATCTTCTGGTAGTCACCATTTTCTATGCTGCCTCCCTTTTCATCTATGCCCGCCCAAAAGCACTCACTTCCTTTAACTCAAAGAAGCTGGTGTCCGTTGTCTACACAGTCCTCACACCGCTTCTCAATCCAGTCATCTACTGCATGAGAAATCGGGAATTCAAGGATGCCCTCAGCAAAACAGTTCATGGACCTTCTCGAGGTTAA
- the LOC118077921 gene encoding olfactory receptor 226-like, whose translation MVIKEMQLANWTQVNEFILVGFPGDLRLQLLLFTAFLVAYTLTIMENMVIIALIWMNIKLHKPMYLFLSNLSFLEIWYVSVTVPKMLAGFVAEKREISFTGCMAQLYFFLALACTECVLLTVMAYDRYVAICNPLRYPAIMSQNLCIRLAAGSWLSGIFIAMGKIFFISRLRYCGPNVINHFFCDVSPLLNLACTDMSLAELIDFLLALLILIGPLSVTITSYICIISTILRIPSAKGKHKAFSTCASHLLVVTIFYSATIFIYARPRALTSFHANKLVSVVYTVLTPLLNPVIYCLRNQEFKNAFRKSLHGPSSMRMG comes from the exons ATGGTAATTAAAGAG ATGCAACTGGCAAACTGGACACAAGTGAATGAATTCATCCTGGTTGGTTTTCCTGGAGATCTGAGGCTGCAGCTCTTATTATTTACTGCTTTTCTAGTTGCCTACACATTGACAATAATGGAGAATATGGTGATCATTGCCTTAATCTGGATGAACATCAAGCTTCATAAGCCTATGTATCTCTTCCTGAGTAATCTTTCTTTCCTGGAGATCTGGTATGTCTCCGTCACGGTCCCCAAAATGCTTGCTGGCTTTGTGGCAGAAAAGAGGGAAATCTCTTTCACAGGTTGCATGGCTCAGCTGTACTTCTTCCTGGCTTTGGCATGCACTGAGTGTGTCCTTCTAACTGTTATGGCTTATGACCGCTATGTTGCCATCTGCAACCCATTGCGCTATCCAGCTATTATGAGTCAAAACCTATGCATTCGTCTAGCAGCTGGATCCTGGTTGAGTGGCATTTTCATTGCCATGGGGAAGATCTTCTTCATCTCACGCCTGAGGTACTGCGGACCAAACGTTATCAATCACTTCTTCTGTGATGTTTCCCCACTTCTTAACTTGGCCTGCACTGATATGTCATTGGCTGAGCTCATTGATTTCCTTCTTGCCTTACTCATTCTCATTGGCCCGCTCTCTGTAACAATCACCTCTTACATCTGCATCATCTCCACAATTCTCCGCATCCCTTCAGCCAAAGGGAAGCacaaagccttttccacctgtGCTTCACACCTTCTGGTAGTCACAATTTTCTATTCTGCCACCATTTTCATCTACGCCCGGCCAAGAGCCCTCACCTCCTTTCATGCCAACAAGCTGGTGTCTGTGGTCTACACTGTCCTCACGCCACTTCTCAATCCAGTCATCTACTGCCTGAGGAATCAGGAATTCAAAAATGCCTTCAGAAAATCACTGCATGGACCTTCATCAATGAGAATGGGCTAA